From the Streptomyces sp. NBC_01216 genome, the window CTGCGCCACCGTCCCCTCGGTCCTGCACGAGCTGCGCGAGGTGACGCGCCGCTACTACGGCGACGTGCCGGCCGTCCTGGTGGAGCCGGGCGTCAAGACCGGGGTGCCGATCCTCACCGACAACCCCAAGGAGGTCGGCGCGGACCGCATCATCAACGCGGTCGGTGCCGTCGAGCTCTACGGCGGTCCGGCGATCGTGGTCGACTTCGGCACGGCGACGACGTACGACGCGATCACCGCTCGCGGGGAGTACGCCGGCGGTGCCATCGCCCCGGGCATCGAGATCTCGGTCGAGGCGCTGGGGGTCCGGGGTGCGATGCTCCGCAAGATCGAGCTGGCCCGGCCGCGCAGCGTGATCGGCAAGAACACGGTCGAGGCCATGCAGTCGGGCATCGTCTTCGGCTACGTCGGCCAGGTCGACGGTGTGGTGTCGCGGATGAAGCGCGAGCTGGTCGGCCGGGACGGCGACCCCTCGGACGTCACGGTGATCGCGACGGGCGGTCTCGCCCCGATGGTCCTCGGCGACTCGCAGGAGATCGACGAGCACGAGCCCTGGCTGACTCTGATCGGCCTGCGCCTCGTCTACGAGCGGAACGTCTCGCGCCTGTAGCCGCCGGCGGGCGGCGGCACGGGCCGCCGCCCCGGGTCCGCGGTGTACCGCCTCGCCCGCTCCGCCCGTCACCGCCCGGGAAGTCGACCCGGCGCCGCGCCCGGC encodes:
- a CDS encoding type III pantothenate kinase; the protein is MLLTIDVGNTHTVLGLFDGEDIVEHWRISTDPSRTADEMAVLLQGLMGMHPLLGMELGDGIEGISICATVPSVLHELREVTRRYYGDVPAVLVEPGVKTGVPILTDNPKEVGADRIINAVGAVELYGGPAIVVDFGTATTYDAITARGEYAGGAIAPGIEISVEALGVRGAMLRKIELARPRSVIGKNTVEAMQSGIVFGYVGQVDGVVSRMKRELVGRDGDPSDVTVIATGGLAPMVLGDSQEIDEHEPWLTLIGLRLVYERNVSRL